One genomic window of Limanda limanda chromosome 16, fLimLim1.1, whole genome shotgun sequence includes the following:
- the zgc:152951 gene encoding uncharacterized protein zgc:152951 yields MGEFTSHALGRVTVYSIQGCPHCVQAKATLGRLEVPVCDVDLGRHPELRAAVKQLTGRSSVPQIFFNNVHVGGNDDLQKLAPEELQRLVSLVKEEPLPADAPPVPEKSQSEEAAGETDGEFMCEKDELADLVQDLKHGSVIGSQRKGLSVYKKSFSGDQLVDWLQKEKGMARAEACSTGQALLQKKYMVSVRGCGQQDGGFGEGENVTDALYRLLEDDPHSALNAGQTAGCSVKPAAELSLLLRELILKLFSEHLSADGKSVDYKGMSSNPAFKRYSELAIQLQRVELLSLSREEKLAFFINTYNALVIHGFLRLGAPTNMWSRYRFFNYVSYLIGGEVFTLQDIENGVLRGNKKGLAQFRRPFSNTDPRLQVALPNAEPLIHFALNCGAKGCPPIKTYTPQDIDSQLRISAEAFLENDDGCVVDSGKREVRLSQIFKWYKADFGGTDENLLKWVLEHMGASPKKTSLQGVMSEGKTKVTFLPYDWSSNGSH; encoded by the exons ATGGGGGAGTTTACAAGCCATGCTCTGGGACGGGTAACCGTGTACTCCATCCAGGGCTGCCCACACTGTGTGCAGGCTAAGGCCACCCTCGGGCGTTTGGAAGTGCCAGTATGTGACGTTGACTTGGGGAGGCATCCGGAGCTGAGAGCGGCAGTGAAGCAGCTCACCGGACGCAGCTCAGTCCCTCAGATCTTCTTCAACAATGTTCATGTTGGCGGCAACGATGACCTGCAGAAAttg GCTCCTGAGGAGCTTCAGAGATTGGTGAGTCTGGTCAAGGAGGAGCCTCTTCCAGCAGATGCTCCGCCTGTGCCAGAGAAGAGCCAATCAGAAGAGGCAGCTGGAGAGACCGATGGAG AGTTTATGTGTGAGAAAGATGAGTTGGCCGACCTGGTACAGGACCTCAAACATGGCAGTGTTATTGGCAGTCAAAGGAAGGGGCTGTCTGTTTACAAAAAGAGCTTCTCCGGCGATCAGCTGGTAGACTGGCTGCAGAAAGAGAAGGGCATGG CCCGGGCTGAGGCCTGTAGCACTGGACAggcattgttgcagaagaagtaCATGGTCAGTGTGCGTGGCTGTGGGCAGCAGGATGGCGGTTTTGGAGAAGGGGAAAACGTCACTGACGCACTGTACAGGCTGCTGGAGGATGACCCTCATTCAGCCCTCAACGCAGGACAGACTGCAGGCTGCAGTGTCAAACCGG CTGCGGAGCTCTCTCTGCTTTTACGGGAGTTGATTCTGAAACTGTTCTCTGAGCATCTCTCTGCCGACGGCAAG TCTGTGGACTACAAAGGCATGTCGTCGAACCCTGCGTTCAAGCGTTACTCTGAGCTGGCCATACAGCTACAGAGGGTGGAGCTGCTGTCCCTGAGCCGGGAGGAGAAGCTGGCCTTCTTCATCAACACCTACAATGCACTCGTCATCCACGGGTTCCTCCGCCTGGGGGCCCCCACCAACATGTGGTCAAGATACAGA TTCTTCAACTATGTGAGCTACCTGATTGGGGGAGAAGTGTTCACATTGCAGGACATCGAGAACGGCGTGCTGAGAGGGAACAAAAAGGGTCTGGCACAGTTTCGAAGGCCCTTCTCCAACACGGACCCAAGGCTTCAA GTGGCTCTCCCGAACGCAGAGCCCCTAATTCACTTTGCCTTGAACTGTGGTGCAAAGGGCTGCCCGCCTATTAAAACGTACACTCCACAG GACATCGACAGTCAGCTCCGCATATCAGCTGAAGCCTTCCTGGAGAACGATGATGGCTGTGTGGTAGATTCTGGGAAAAGAGAAGTGCGACTCAGTCAGATATTCAAGTGGTACAAGGCCGACTTTGGAGGCACCGATGAGAAC CTGCTGAAGTGGGTGCTGGAGCACATGGGCGCCTCTCCGAAGAAGACCAGCCTGCAGGGCGTCATGTCTGAAGGCAAAACCAAGGTCACCTTCCTCCCTTATGACTGGAGCTCCAACGGCTCCCACTGA
- the c16h3orf38 gene encoding uncharacterized protein C3orf38 homolog: protein MSGLSETERLGCTEILKLLSNSDLLSLSDTVTNKVIVVENSSEATETILIFSKNAEELLRRKKVQRDLIFRYLAKQGVAMAPISDKHQLVKRTLELWKAVVDKRPQGLKDGTREKEPSETTSDTLNMKVTVGFDPQLLGQQFCQWFFQLLNSQNPSLGQSPQDWGPQHFWPDVKLRLLASAGSVQIEEFLGAELVSLRLLALTKEERLLLNPNLEPLGLRTLASPHGMVLVAVAGTIHRDSACLGIFEQIFGLIRIPLENNSWKIKFINLKIRGQEALGGTEATAPALTYNSTELQLLCS from the exons ATGTCTGGGCTGTCAGAGACGGAGCGGCTCGGCTGCACAGAGATTTTGAAGCTCCTGTCAAACAGCGACCTGCTGTCACTCAGTGACACGGTGACCAATAAGGTGATAGTTGTGGAGAATAGCTCAG AAGCCACGGAAACGATCCTGATCTTCAGTAAAAATGCAGAAGAGCTCCTGAGAAGGAAGAAAGTTCAACGGGACCTAATTTTTAGGTATCTGGCCAAACAGGGGGTGGCGATGGCCCCCATCAGTGACAAACACCAGCTGGTGAAGAGGACGCTGGAGCTTTGGAAG GCCGTGGTTGATAAAAGACCTCAAGGACTGAAAGATGGGACCAGAGAGAAAGAGCCCTCCGAGACAACATCTGATACCCTAAACATGAAGGTGACGGTGGGTTTTGACCCTCAGCTCCTGGGCCAGCAGTTCTGCCAGTGGTTCTTCCAGCTCCTGAACAGCCAGAACCCCTCACTGGGCCAGTCGCCTCAGGACTGGGGGCCGCAGCACTTCTGGCCAGATGTGAAGCTGCGTCTCCTCGCTAG CGCGGGCAGTGTACagattgaggaattcctgggaGCTGAACTGGTTAGCCTCCGCCTCCTAGCCTTGACCAAGGAAGAGCGCCTTCTCCTCAACCCCAACCTGGAGCCCCTTGGCCTCAGGACACTTGCCTCCCCCCATGGCATGGTGCTGGTGGCCGTGGCCGGGACCATCCACAGAGATTCAGCCTGCCTGGGCATCTTCGAGCAAATATTTGGCCTCATCCGCATCCCGCTGGAAAATAACAGCTGGAAGATCAAGTTTATCAACCTGAAAATCCGAGGGCAGGAAGCTCTGGGCGGGACAGAGGCCACAGCGCCTGCTTTGACTTACAACTCCACTGAACTGCAGCTTCTCTGCAGTTGA